In Ctenopharyngodon idella isolate HZGC_01 chromosome 1, HZGC01, whole genome shotgun sequence, a single genomic region encodes these proteins:
- the LOC127513889 gene encoding sodium/potassium-transporting ATPase subunit alpha-1 — protein sequence MGLGTGNDDYKLTATSEDDIKKAKKVKRKKRDVNELKKEVELDDHKLTLDELSRKYGTDLNKGLSSSRAREILERDGPNALTPPPTTPEWVKFCTQLFGGFQTLLWFGAFLCFTAYGIQAASSEEPANDNLYLGLVLAFVVIVNGWFSYYQESKSSKIMESFRNLVPQQALVVRDGEKKIISADEVVVGDLVEVKGGDRIPADLRIISSQGCKVDNSSLTGESEPQSRTPDFSHENPLETRNIAFFSTNCVEGTAKGIVISTGDHTVMGRIASLASSLDGGKTPIAREIEHFIHIISGVAVFLGVSFLILSLMLGYGWLEAVVFLIGIIVANVPEGLPATVTVCLTLTAKRMAKKNCLVKNLEAVETLGSTTTICSDKTGTLTQNRMTVAHMWFDNQIHEADTTENQSGTAFDKSSATWAALARVAGLCNRAVFRAEQSHLPILNRETAGDASESALLKCIELCCGSVTEMREKYTKIAEIPFNSTNKYQLSIHKNPNPSESKHLMVMKGAPERILDRCSTILIQGKEQPLDDEMKDSFQNAYVELGGLGERVLGFCHFSLPDDQFPEGFAFDSEDVNFPTENLCFVGLMSMIDPPRAAVPDAVAKCRSAGIKVIMVTGDHPITAKAIAKGVGIISEGNETVEDIAARLNIPVGEVNPRDAKACVVHGGELKNMSESDLDDILKHHTEIVFARTSPQQKLIIVEGCQRQGAIVAVTGDGVNDSPALKKADIGVAMGIAGSDVSKQAADMILLDDNFASIVTGVEEGRLIFDNLKKSIAYTLTSKIPEMSPFLLFVLVGIPLPLGTVTILCIDLGTDLIPAISLAYENAENDIMKRQPRNAQTDRLVNVRLISMAYGQIGMIQAAAGFFTYIVVMGENGFWPSYLPGLRVGWEDRSITDLEDSYGQQWTYEARKIIESTCHTAFFISIVVVQWGDLIIVKTRRNSIVQQGMKNKVLIFAFFEEGAMAAFLSYCPGMDVAVRMYPLRPLWWFTAFPYSLLIFIYDEIRKYILRQNPGGWVEQETYY from the exons ATGGGGCTTGGC aCGGGGAACGATGACTACAAATTGACAGCAACTTCTGAGGATGACATCAAAAAGGCCAAAAAGGTCAAAAGAAAGAAGAGGGATGTGAACGAACTGAAGAAAGAAGTGGAACTG GATGACCACAAGCTGACATTGGATGAACTTTCACGCAAATATGGCACTGACTTGAACAAG GGATTGTCGTCTTCACGTGCAAGGGAGATCTTAGAGCGTGATGGACCGAATGCATTGACCCCACCTCCTACGACTCCAGAATGGGTCAAGTTCTGCACACAGCTCTTTGGTGGCTTCCAAACACTGCTGTGGTTTGGTGCATTTCTTTGTTTCACGGCATATGGAATCCAGGCTGCATCTTCTGAAGAACCGGCAAATGACAAT CTGTACCTGGGACTTGTGCTTGCCTTTGTTGTTATAGTCAATGGATGGTTCTCATACTATCAAGAATCCAAGAGCTCCAAGATCATGGAATCTTTTAGGAACCTTGTTCCTCAG CAAGCCCTGGTTGTGCGTGATGGAGAGAAAAAGATCATCAGTGCCGACGAGGTCGTTGTAGGTGATCTTGTGGAGGTCAAAGGTGGAGACCGAATCCCAGCTGATCTACGCATCATCTCTTCACAAGGATGCAAG GTGGACAACTCTTCCCTCACTGGAGAGTCTGAACCCCAGAGTCGCACTCCTGACTTCTCCCATGAAAACCCTCTGGAGACCAGAAACATTGCGTTTTTCTCTACTAACTGTGTTGAAG GTACTGCCAAAGGGATTGTCATCAGCACCGGTGACCATACCGTCATGGGTCGTATAGCATCACTTGCCTCCAGCCTGGACGGTGGAAAAACACCAATTGCTAGAGAGATTGAGCACTTCATCCACATCATCTCTGGTGTAGCTGTCTTCCTGGGCGTGTCCTTCCTAATCCTCTCCCTGATGCTTGGATATGGGTGGTTGGAAGCAGTTGTTTTCCTGATTGGAATCATTGTTGCTAATGTACCTGAAGGTCTTCCTGCCACTGTAACT GTGTGTCTAACTCTGACTGCCAAACGTATGGCAAAGAAGAACTGCCTGGTGAAGAATCTGGAAGCCGTGGAGACTCTTGGCTCGACCACCACCATCTGCTctgacaagactggaactttgACCCAGAACCGAATGACCGTCGCTCACATGTGGTTTGACAACCAGATTCATGAAGCAGACACCACAGAGAACCAGAGTGGAACCGCATTTGACAAGAGCTCTGCTACTTGGGCTGCCCTCGCACGTGTCGCTGGTTTGTGCAACCGTGCTGTTTTCCGTGCTGAACAGAGCCATCTCCCAATCCTTAAC cGAGAAACAGCTGGTGATGCCTCAGAGTCTGCCCTGCTGAAGTGTATTGAGCTGTGCTGTGGCTCAGTCACTGAAATGAGAGAGAAGTACACAAAGATTGCTGAAATCCCTTTCAACTCCACCAACAAATATCAG CTCTCAATCCACAAGAATCCCAATCCCTCAGAGTCTAAGCACCTGATGGTGATGAAGGGAGCGCCTGAGAGGATCTTGGATCGATGCTCCACCATTTTGATTCAAGGAAAAGAGCAGCCTTTGGATGATGAAATGAAAGATTCGTTCCAAAATGCTTATGTAGAACTTGGAGGTCTTGGAGAAAGAGTTCTGG GCTTCTGCCACTTTTCCCTCCCTGATGACCAGTTTCCTGAAGGTTTTGCATTTGATTCTGAAGATGTGAACTTCCCCACTGAGaacctgtgttttgttggcCTAATGTCCATGATTGATCCTCCTCGTGCTGCTGTACCAGATGCAGTGGCCAAATGCCGGAGTGCTGGAATCAAG GTTATCATGGTTACTGGTGACCATCCAATTACAGCTAAAGCTATTGCAAAGGGTGTTGGTATCATCTCTGAAGGCAACGAGACTGTGGAAGACATTGCAGCTCGTTTGAATATCCCCGTTGGAGAAGTTAATCCAAG AGATGCTAAGGCCTGTGTGGTCCATGGAGGAGAACTGAAGAATATGAGTGAGAGTGACCTGGATGACATCCTGAAACATCATACAGAAATTGTGTTTGCCAGAACTTCTCCACAACAAAAGCTGATCATTGTGGAAGGTTGTCAGCGACAG GGTGCCATTGTAGCCGTAACCGGTGATGGTGTCAATGATTCTCCTGCTCTGAAGAAGGCTGACATTGGTGTGGCTATGGGTATTGCTGGATCTGACGTATCCAAACAGGCTGCTGACATGATTCTTCTGGACGACAACTTTGCCTCAATTGTTACTGGAGTAGAAGAAG GACGTCTGATCTTTGACAACTTGAAGAAGTCCATTGCCTACACGTTGACTAGTAAGATCCCTGAGATGTCACCCTTCCTCTTGTTTGTCCTTGTCGGTATTCCTCTACCTTTGGGCACCGTCACCATTCTCTGCATTGACCTGGGCACTGACCTG ATTCCAGCAATCTCATTGGCATATGAAAATGCAGAAAACGACATCATGAAGAGACAACCCAGAAATGCTCAAACAGATAGGCTGGTGAACGTGAGGCTAATCAGTATGGCATATGGTCAAATCG GTATGATCCAAGCAGCTGCAGGGTTTTTTACCTACATTGTGGTTATGGGTGAGAATGGATTCTGGCCCAGTTATCTGCCAGGACTTCGAGTTGGCTGGGAAGACAGATCTATCACTGACCTGGAAGATAGCTATGGACAACAATGG ACCTACGAGGCCAGAAAGATTATAGAGTCCACATGCCACACAGCATTCTTCATTAGTATTGTGGTTGTGCAGTGGGGTGACTTGATCATTGTAAAGACCAGAAGAAATTCCATTGTACAGCAAGGAATGAA AAACAAAGTCCTCATCTTTGCTTTTTTTGAGGAAGGTGCCATGGCAGCTTTCTTGTCCTACTGCCCAGGCATGGACGTTGCTGTCAGAATGTATCCTTTAAG ACCATTGTGGTGGTTCACTGCCTTCCCATATTCACTACTCATCTTCATCTATGATGAAATTAGAAAATACATCCTACGGCAGAATCCAGGAG GCTGGGTGGAACAAGAAACATACTACTGA
- the LOC127513878 gene encoding sodium/potassium-transporting ATPase subunit alpha-1-like, whose protein sequence is MCEPVLDTQGLLSPKGSKTGGLTRFLKSLDFRWTSRRKMGLGTGNDNYKLAATSEDGVKKPKRGKKNKKDMEELKKEVELEDHKLTFEELNRKYGTDLTKGLSIFRAKEILARDGPNSLTPPVTTPEWVKFCRQLFGGFQTLLWIGAFLCFFAYSIQAASSEEPANDNLYLGLVLAFVVTINGCFSYYQEHKSSRIMDSFKNLVPQQALVVRDGEKNIINAEEVVVGDLVEVKSGDRIPADIRVISAQGCKVDNSSLTGESEPQSRTPDFSSENPLETRNIAFFSTNCVEGTARGIVINTGDRTVMGRIATLASSLEGGQTPIAKEIEHFIHIITGVAVFLGVTFLILSLILGYNWLEGVIFLIGIIVANVPEGLPATVTVCLTLTAKRMAKKNCLVKNLEAVETLGSTTTICSDKTGTLTQNRMTVAHMWFDNHIHIADTTENQTGTAFDKSSATWSALARVAGLCNRAVFQANQSHLPVLKRETAGDASESALLKSIELCCGSVTEMREKYTKIAEIPFNSTNKYQLSIHKNPNSSESKHLLVMKGAPERILDRCSTILIEGKEQPLDDEMKDSFQNAYLELGGLGERVLGFCHFSLPDDQFPEGFEFDIENINFPTENLCFVGLMSMIDPPRAAVPDAVVKCRSAGIKVIMVTGDHPITAKAIAKGVGIISEGNETVEDIAARLKIPIGEVNPRDAKACVVHGGELKNMTSEQLDEILQHHTEIVFARTSPQQKLIIVEGCQRQGAIVAVTGDGVNDSPALKKADIGVAMGIAGSDVSKQAADMILLDDNFASIVTGVEEGRLIFDNLKKSIAYTLTSKIPEMSPFLFFVLVGIPLPLGTVTILCIDLGTDMVPAISLAYETAESDIMKRQPRNAETDRLVNERLISMSYGQIGMMQAVGGFFTYFVILAENGFLPWDLVGIRLGWEDRFLNDLEDSYGQQWTYERRKIVEYTCHTAFFTSIVIVQWTDLLICKTRRLSILQQGMKNKVLIFGLFEETALAAFLSYCPGMDVAVRMYPMKPMWWFCAFPYSLLIFIYDEVRKYLLRQSPGGWVEQETYY, encoded by the exons ATGTGTGAACCAGTTTTGGACACACAGGGACTTCTGTCTCCAAAAGGCTCCAAAACAGGGGGACTAACCAGATTCCTGAAATCATTGGATTTTAGGTGGACGTCAAGAAGAAAAATGGGGCTTGGG ACGGGGAATGATAACTACAAATTGGCAGCAACTTCAGAAGATGGAGTCAAAAAGccaaaaagggggaaaaagaataaaaaggaCATGGAGGAACTTAAGAAAGAAGTGGAGCTG GAAGACCACAAGTTGACATTTGAAGAGCTTAATCGAAAATACGGCACTGATCTGACCAAG ggtttgtccattttccgAGCAAAGGAAATCTTAGCCCGTGATGGACCAAATTCCTTGACTCCACCTGTTACGACTCCAGAATGGGTCAAGTTCTGCAGACAGCTCTTTGGTGGTTTTCAAACTCTGCTGTGGATTGGTGCCTTTCTTTGCTTCTTTGCATATTCAATCCAGGCTGCCTCTTCTGAAGAACCGGCAAATGACAAT CTGTATCTGGGACTTGTGCTTGCTTTTGTTGTCACAATCAATGGATGCTTCTCATACTATCAAGAGCATAAGAGCTCTAGGATCATGGATTCTTTTAAGAACCTCGTTCCTCAG CAAGCCCTGGTTGTGCGTGATGGAGAGAAAAATATCATCAATGCTGAGGAGGTAGTCGTTGGTGATCTTGTGGAGGTCAAAAGTGGAGACCGAATTCCAGCTGATATTCGTGTCATCTCTGCACAAGGATGCAAG GTGGACAACTCTTCCCTCACTGGTGAATCTGAACCCCAGAGTCGTACTCCTGACTTTTCTAGTGAAAACCCCTTGGAGACAAGaaacattgcatttttttctaCCAACTGTGTTGAAG GTACTGCCAGAGGGATTGTCATCAACACCGGTGACCGTACCGTCATGGGTCGTATCGCCACTCTTGCCTCCAGCCTGGAAGGTGGACAGACACCAATTGCTAAAGAGATTGAGCATTTCATCCACATCATCACTGGTGTAGCTGTCTTCCTGGGCGTGACCTTCTTAATCTTGTCCCTGATCCTTGGCTACAATTGGTTGGAAGGGGTCATTTTCCTGATTGGAATCATTGTCGCTAATGTGCCTGAAGGTCTCCCTGCCACTGTAACT GTGTGTCTAACTCTGACTGCCAAACGAATGGCAAAGAAGAACTGCCTGGTGAAGAATCTGGAAGCCGTGGAGACTCTTGGCTCGACCACCACCATCTGCTctgacaagactggaactttgACCCAGAACCGAATGACCGTCGCTCACATGTGGTTTGACAACCATATTCATATAGCAGACACCACAGAGAACCAGACTGGAACCGCATTTGACAAGAGCTCTGCTACTTGGTCTGCTCTTGCACGTGTTGCTGGCTTGTGCAATCGTGCCGTCTTCCAAGCAAATCAGAGCCATCTCCCAGTCCTTAAG CGAGAAACAGCTGGTGATGCCTCAGAGTCTGCTCTGTTGAAATCTATTGAGCTGTGCTGTGGTTCAGTCACTGAAATGAGAGAGAAGTACACAAAGATTGCTGAAATCCCTTTCAACTCCACCAACAAGTATCAG CTCTCAATCCACAAGAATCCCAATTCCTCAGAGTCTAAGCACCTGCTGGTGATGAAGGGAGCGCCTGAGAGGATCTTGGATCGATGCTCCACCATTTTGATTGAAGGAAAAGAGCAGCCTTTGGACGATGAAATGAAAGATTCCTTCCAAAATGCTTATTTAGAACTCGGAGGTCTTGGAGAAAGAGTGCTGG GCTTCTGCCACTTTTCCCTCCCTGATGACCAGTTTCCTGAAGGTTTTGAATTTGATATTGAAAACATAAACTTCCCAACTGAGaacctgtgttttgttggcCTCATGTCCATGATTGATCCTCCTCGTGCTGCTGTACCAGATGCAGTGGTCAAATGTCGGAGTGCTGGAATAAAG GTTATCATGGTTACTGGTGACCATCCAATTACAGCTAAAGCTATCGCAAAAGGTGTCGGCATCATCTCTGAAGGCAATGAGACTGTGGAAGACATTGCAGCTCGGCTGAAAATCCCTATCGGGGAGGTGAATCCAAG AGATGCTAAGGCCTGTGTGGTCCATGGTGGAGAACTGAAGAATATGACTTCAGAACAGCTGGATGAGATCCTCCAACATCATACAGAAATTGTGTTCGCTAGAACTTCTCCACAACAAAAGCTGATCATTGTGGAAGGTTGTCAGCGACAG GGTGCCATTGTAGCCGTAACCGGTGATGGTGTCAATGATTCTCCTGCTCTGAAGAAGGCTGACATTGGTGTGGCTATGGGTATTGCTGGATCTGACGTATCCAAACAGGCTGCTGACATGATCCTTCTGGACGACAACTTTGCCTCAATTGTCACTGGAGTAGAAGAAG GCCGTCTGATCTTTGACAACTTGAAGAAGTCCATTGCCTACACGTTGACTAGTAAGATCCCTGAGATGTCACCCTTCCTCTTTTTTGTCCTTGTCGGTATTCCTCTACCTTTGGGCACCGTCACCATTCTCTGCATTGACCTGGGCACTGACATG GTTCCTGCTATCTCATTGGCCTATGAAACTGCCGAAAGTGACATCATGAAGCGACAACCCAGAAACGCTGAAACAGATAGGCTGGTGAATGAGAGGTTAATCAGTATGAGCTATGGACAAATTG GTATGATGCAAGCAGTTGGCGGGTTCTTTACCTACTTCGTAATTCTTGCTGAGAATGGATTCTTGCCCTGGGATCTGGTAGGAATTCGATTGGGCTGGGAAGACAGATTTCTCAATGACCTGGAAGACAGCTATGGCCAACAATGG ACCTATGAGCGCAGAAAGATTGTGGAGTACACATGCCACACAGCCTTCTTTACCAGTATTGTGATTGTGCAGTGGACCGACTTGCTCATCTGCAAGACCAGAAGGCTTTCCATCCTACAGCAGGGAATGAA gaaCAAAGTCCTCATCTTTGGTCTGTTTGAGGAAACTGCTCTGGCAGCATTCCTTTCCTACTGCCCAGGAATGGATGTTGCTGTCAGGATGTATCCAATGAA GCCAATGTGGTGGTTCTGTGCCTTCCCATATTCCCTGCTCATTTTCATCTATGATGAAGTTAGAAAATACCTCCTTAGGCAGAGCCCAGGAG GCTGGGTGGAACAAGAAACATACTACTAA